In Rhododendron vialii isolate Sample 1 chromosome 9a, ASM3025357v1, the following are encoded in one genomic region:
- the LOC131301146 gene encoding uncharacterized protein LOC131301146, with product MPFEKILFRKLEKNCNLKWSNLIVWSNHKLWMPKPLLSIHVRMGDKACEMKIFEFEEYKKRAERIRKHFPHLVSIWLSTEMQEVIDRSRSYPQWNFYYTNVTCQVGNMSMATYEASLGRETSTNYPLVNFLMAGESDFFVGALGSSWYFLIDGMRNIGGKVMAGYLSVNKDRFW from the exons ATGCCTTTTGAGAAAATCCTCTTCAGGAAGTTAGAGAAGAATTGCAATCTGAAATGGAGCAATTTAATTGTATGGTCCAATCACAAACTGTGGATGCCTAAGCCATTGCTAAGCATACATGTGAGGATGGGCGATAAGGCATGTGAAATGaagatatttgaatttgaagaatACAAGAAACGTGCTGAACGCATAAGAAAGCACTTCCCACACCTTGTCAGCATCTGGTTATCCACGGAGATGCAA GAAGTAATTGATAGATCGAGATCATACCCACAGTGGAATTTCTACTACACAAACGTGACATGCCAGGTGGGGAACATGTCAATGGCTACTTACGAAGCCAGCCTAGGGAGGGAAACCAGCACGAATTACCCTCTCGTGAATTTCTTGATGGCTGGGGAATCAGATTTCTTCGTCGGAGCCTTGGGTTCCAGTTGGTACTTTCTTATAGACGGAATGAGGAACATTGGAGGAAAAGTAATGGCTGGCTATTTAAGTGTCAACAAGGATCGGTTTTGGTAG